The DNA segment TTCAAACCATTGAATTCTGGAACGCAGACCCGGCCCATGAAACTTTGCTGTGCGTACCTGCTCTTGTGTGGAATGTAAAACAGGTGAGAGCCCCGGCAAAGCCAACGCTTCACGATAAAAAACAGGTGTTTTTTGCTCGGCTTCTACAAAGAAAACAAACGACTTGGCCAGATATCCCAGATCTACGATCGCCATTCCCAAGATCCAGTCTTCCCCATCGACCCAAAGATAGCCCCAACGTTTATGGTGGAGAAAACGCCAAAGCGCGGTTCGCGACCAAGGCAGGGTATAGGCACGCAAAAGCCCCTTATGCTGCAAAGGAAACTCAGCCGTGCGTAAGTCGAGATGCGCAGGAGTCGGTAAAAGCATCGTCTGCTCCCTTCAACTGGGAATAAGCAAGTATATCGAGATTTATCCACAATGCCCATGCTAAAATGGGGAACGGAGAAATTAAAATGGGAACTTCTCAGACTTTTGTTCCGTCGTTTTACCTACCCTCATTTTGCAACCCGGTTTTGAATCAGGAGGATCCAGCCCCCTCTCAACAGGGCGCTCGAAACAAACATCATGATAAAAAAAAGTTTTTTACTCAGCTCCATGGCGCTGCTTCTTTTCAGTGCCTGCGATATTGAACCCCCTGCGATTGTGAATATTGACCTTCCCTCGGGCAGTAAAGGTGGTTTTTCAACCTCCAGCCTGAGACTGCCTGCCCGCATTTTAGAAAAAAACACCTCTGTGCGTCTGGCCAAAATTCAAGCCCGGCGTTTTGAAATTGAACCGGCCATGATCCTGGGTGTGATTACCCAGGAATCCGGCTTCAATGCCAATGCCGTGAGCTGGGCCGGTGCCCAAGGCTTGATGCAACTGATGCCAGGAACGGTTGAGCATATTCGCAAAAACAGCCCTGTTCAGATTTCTTCGGCCTTCAACCCCGTCGACAATATGGCTGCAGGCAGTTGGTATTTGCGCTCTCTTTATGATCAATTTCGTGCTTACCCAGAAAGCCAACGCTGGCAATTTGCACTGGCCTCTTATAATGGCGGGCAAGGCCGGGTCACCCAGGCCATTCAAAAAGCCGCTTTCAAACACAAGAAATCCAGACAACAGGTGAATTGGAACGATATCAAGAACTATCTGCCCAGTGAAACGCGTAATTATGTGCCTGCGGTCATGCAGCATGCTCGCTATTATCGCCAGAATCTAAAATCCAGTCGTATCCATAAAATCTGAGTCGCTTGGGAAGACTTGCCTTCTGGCTTGAGACAGATGTTATAATTTTGCCATGAATTCACGATCCCCACAGGAACAAGCGGGTATGATTCCCGGCCCCCTTGCAGAAAGCGATTATCAGCGTTTACAGGACTATCTGGCGCAAACCATGCGCCAGGAACTCTGGCAAATTTCCCGTCAACGCATGATTTATCTTGCCATGTCAGGCTTCAGTCTGATGTTGTTTGCTGTGATTCTTTTCGTCAATGCCCAACGCTATCAAAATCGCATGCTGTGGGTCATTGGCTTTTGTCTGGTGATATTCAGCCTGGTTGAGTTCCTTGAACTCGACGCCCTGCATTCAGGGAAAAGTATCCTTCAATCCCTAGCCCCCCAATCCCAACCGATGGAGAAAGACAAACATGGCCGCTAAAGTCGAAGTTTATTCTACCACCTATTGCCCTTATTGCCGTGCCGCAGAACGCTTATTGACAACAAAAGGCATTGAATTCACCCTGCATGATGTCACCCATGATCCAGATAAACGGCACTGGCTGGTGGAAGCCACAGGCATGACGACCGTGCCCCAAGTTTTTATCAATGACCAGCCTGTGGGGGGATTTACGGATCTTCAGGCCTTGGATCGCCGTGGTCAACTGGATCCGCTTTTACAGGCCGATCCAGCGGCCTGAAATTCAAGGACGCATTCCTTCCGTCGTCTGTGGAATCAAGACCGATATTTCTTTGCTAACACGTGAAAGGCTCCCCTTGAGCACTTGTTCAAGACGCTCTGTCTGCCTTAAATCCAGAGCCTTTAGCTGCCGGGTATGATACTCAAGACGCCGCAAAGCTTTCTGGTAGTTTTGTGCCGAAAGCGCATGTTCAAATTGGGCATTTTGTATTTCCTGACGCAATTGCGCTTTGAGCTCACCTTCGAACTTAGACAGTTGTGCTAACCATTCCGAGGCCAATTTACCTGCCGTTTCACTTTCCATATGCGGGGTTTTCGCCAGCTGCATCTCTATGGCTTGGGCTTTGGCAATCAACTCCTGGGTATCTTTTTCAAGACCAGAATCAGCGTTCAGCTTCGACAACAAATCAGTACTTTGCCGAGACAAAGCCTTGGTGCGCTCAATTTCCGCAAAAACAGCCGCCAACTCCTGTTCAGCCAGAGCAGTGATGCTCAAACCCAAATCCAATTCACGGTGCCCCTGCAAAAGCAGATTCTCTACCATTTCTTTTTCTTCAGAAGATAAAGCCGCCCAAGCTGCTGGATTATTTCTTAAGGCAAGCAGCGCGGGAATCCCCTGCGCTTTAAAAGTTTCAAGATTTTGTTTATACGTGTCCAAAAGGGATTTCAAATCCTTGGCCTGTTCATCCAATCGCTCGGCTTGTCGCTCGGCTTTCTGCTGCAATTCTTTTAACTGAGAAGCACTCTCCTGAAAACGTGACTGCGAATGGTCGACCTTTTGTTTTAATGCATCAAGCCACTGAGAGACCTGCTGAAGTACTTTATCAGAAGAAACCGTACGGCCTTGAAATTGAAGCTGAACCTGACCAGCCTTGCGTTCTAAAGAAGCTCCCCATTGCGACAAAACGGCATTGGCTTTGTTCAATTGCTCTGAAGTTAAAGCGTTCAGTCCCGCAAGTCCTTGCTGATTCAAGATCTGAAAAACAAACGCTAAACTTTCCAGATTGTCTTGTGCCTGTTCAAATTCAGTGCCCGTTTGTGAGACCACCAGCTGAGCCTGAACAATTTGCGTATTGGTCTCTGCCAGGGCTTCCCTTTCGCGACGCAAATCAGCCGTATTGCTTTCTATTTGCCCACGCATATCCTTTAAAGACTCCAGTGCTCTGAACTGTTCAATAATCACCGGCTGCTTGGTCTGCATGGCAAGTTCAGAGGTCGTGGCGCCCGCCAGACGCGTTGTTAGCATATGCTGGGCGATCTTTGCAAACAGGGCCAAATTTTGAGCTTGTAAAATGTTTTTATTGGCAAGATTATAGGCCTTTCCATCGCGAACAAAAATACCCACTTTTTCAAGTACCGCTTGCCCTTCCTGTTTGAGGGCCCCTCCCCGCTGAAGCGTCTGAAGCGCTTGGATCAGTGCATTGCTCTGCTGCTCATCTGAGCCCAAAATCTGAGCGAGAATATAATTGTTTTTCGCTGTGAGATCTATCTGATTCAAAGGCTGATGGCGTAAAACCTGTTGTACCAGTTTGCGTACATCTTCGCCTTCTTGATCCAGTAACCGTAAGAAACCTTCTAAGCCCTGATCAAACTGCATGCCTTCAGGATCAGCAACCCCAGCCTTTAAGACCAGTTCATTGACATTGAATTTATTTTCAAGCGCCTGGTGTTCAAGTTGATGACGTGCCAGCACTTCTTCACGGGCCGTTTCAATGGGTGCTACAAGTTCAGATTTTCCAGACTTGAGATCAAGCAGTTGATCTGTGGCAAGCGCAGGAGCATCCAAAATCGCACGTGAAGTCACTTCAATTTTTTTGATCAAAGCATTTTCTTGCATACTGACAACGGCCTTGCCCAAATCACCAGCCATTTCCTCTAAATGGATCATGCTCTGCAAACTCATTGCACCCAGGCCCATGGCTTCAGCTATTTTTTTCTGTTCTGAGGGCAAAGCCGCAATCATCTGTTCACGCTCAAGCGCAAATTCTTGGGGAGAAAGAAAACCCATGGAACTCTGGAGTGTCAGGATACCTATATTTCTCCGTAAAGCGTCCACAGCATCTGCCTGCTGCATAAAATTCTGGCGCAAAACCTTATCTGCAGCAGCCATTGCCTCTGGTGCAGCCTGTTCGGTTTCAACCAAATCGCACAAATGTCCATGTAAGGTCTCCATCAAAATATCTAAATTTTGAGGGTCCAACTGATTCAAGCCCAAGGATTGGGCCAAATGCTGATTTTCAACAGACAAGCCCTGAATAAAAGAGGCTAAAACCTGGGCTTTCTGCTCTGAAGAAAGAAGTTTGGGATCCAATTTTTGAAGCGAAAAAAATAAATCCCGCAGATTTTCAAAAGAACTTTGCTGCAAGGCACCACTCAAGGTTTCTGGAGTATAGATTTCAGTTTGAATCAATTCTGCCTGGCTGGCAGAGCCCTGGCTGAGCGCAGGGGCTTTAAACTGATCCCCCAATTGCAGGGAAGCTTCTTTTGACGGTTTTGTTTGATCTGCATTCGCTGCTTTGGGCTTTATATCAGACTTAGAAAGAGGAGAAACCATGCCTGCCGGTTGAAGATTGATAAAGCTGGAATCCATAAACAGAGTTAAACCTTTCAAGTTAAAAATTTCATCAAACTGAATTTTTGAGTTCTTTCAAGTTTTTATTTACCCAAGCCCCTCAAAAAAAACACAGGTTATCTTCCACTTTAAGCAAAAGATAACCTATTTTTTAGTTTCTAAAGAAAAGAAACGGACTCAGTCCCAGGGAGGAGCGTTTTCATCGCCAGCAGGGCCTGGTTCACCCAATTCCTGAAGCATTTGCAGGGTTTCATGAATCTCTTTCAGGCGGTTCTGACATAAGACCATGAATTTTTTGAGCACATCCTCCTCATGTTCCAAAGCTTCACGCGAGACTTCGCCAGTGCTTTGCGCTGCATCTTGCAGCAATTGTCCATAGAGCTGATAAAGACTGTCCGGCAGCCATTGCAAAGGAGGAAGTTCTGGCTTGGCCTCAAGGGTTTCAAAACGCAGGGTATCCAGCACATTGTCGAGCTGAGCAGCAGGAATCCGACCCGCACTTAAAGAGCGGCGCTCTTCCATTTCATGCTCATAGCAAGAGTGAGAACTGCCCGTGCCATAAAAATGGCCGTCAATCTCCATGACATTGTCAACCCAACGACTGCAGCGTTCACAGCGACTTTTGCCTGCGCGTTTGATTTCCTGCGAGGCCTGTTTCAGTTCACGCAGATTCATCTGGTCAATCGATTTTGTCTGACCTTTGATATTTGCCCCCACTTCCATCAGTCGGGAACGATCCGCAGGGGGCAATTTCAGCAATTCCAGCATTTTAGAAAGCCCCAGGGCCGCTTGCTTGCTAAAAGCAGGGTCTTCCGCGATCGACATAAAGCGCTCGGCATCGGCAGGCGCAATGTCTATCCGGGAGTCATGTAAAAATGCCGCAAAGGAAGTAAAACCATTTTCACGGTAAAGCTTGCGGGCCTTGACGGTGGTCAAGGCCTGCCCAATGGTCAGGAAATTTCCCGCAATATTCTGCCGGGCTTCCACAATCGTATCAATCAGGGCATTTAAAGCGCCTGAATCAGGGGGTAAAGGTTCTGTTTCAATAGTTTGTATTTGCATGGTTTATTTTACCATGCACAGCTCATGTATCAGGTTTTTGAGGTTCCGGATTACGTAAAAGCGAGGCGCGGTGTTCCACCTGCCCTTGGGTATTTAGAAATTCAAAGTACAACCTGCGGGGGCTGATTTCAAACCAGGCAAAGCCCAAACTGGCGCGCGAAAAAAGTGAATCGGCCCCAGGATTCGAGGCTCTCAAACCCGCTCCGGTACCAATCACAAGATACTCTGTCCCACACCGCGCCTTGAGATGCTCTTTGTTGTGCTCATGTCCTGAGAGATAAAACTGAGCCTGCCCACAAAAACTGTCAAGCAAAGTTTTGAGGGCTGGGCTCTGGGTATTGTGATAAAAGCCATTCGTATAACGGGGGTGGTGACCAAACACGATTTTCCAGGGTGTTTTCACCTCTTTTAAACGCGCTTGAAAATAGGCAAGTTGTTTCGCATCCGGCTGA comes from the bacterium (Candidatus Blackallbacteria) CG13_big_fil_rev_8_21_14_2_50_49_14 genome and includes:
- the grxC gene encoding glutaredoxin 3 gives rise to the protein MAAKVEVYSTTYCPYCRAAERLLTTKGIEFTLHDVTHDPDKRHWLVEATGMTTVPQVFINDQPVGGFTDLQALDRRGQLDPLLQADPAA